In Podarcis raffonei isolate rPodRaf1 chromosome 8, rPodRaf1.pri, whole genome shotgun sequence, the genomic window ccttccccatccccagctagCCCCCATGTGTCCAAGTGCTGGCTACCATggccctcttccccctccccgttgtcctgccagttcatgaccaCTTGAGTCCAATACTGacttagatggatcaatggtctgatgtGGCGCAAGGCAGATTCTTCTTCCTGTTCTCTGAATATGCATCTAGAAGACAGGAAGATAAAAAAAGGGAGAACCAAGCTCTCAATAAGATCCATTTTGAAAACACTGcaagccagccttccccaacctgggcaTCCTCCAGTGGTTTGGGACCTCAGCATGCTGACtgcggctggtgggagttgtagtcaaaaacctatggagggcactaggttggggaaggctgctgtaagGGAGCAACTGAGGAGCATTTTTGCCTACAGTGTTTTCAAAAATGATGTTTTAGGAAACCTAAAAAGAATGCCTGTTTTGGCCAAAACTAGTTGAGCATTAATAAAAAGTCCCAATATTCCTTTCTTTGGCATCTTGAGATTGGTCCCCCCCCTGCTTTTGTATTTTGATGCTGCCAATTTTGTGTGTATGAATTTGTATCTGCCTTTTGTGTAACATGGAGCACCATCAATACTTCGGTTTGCACTGGATAAAATAAAGTTTTggaaaaaaagtttttcaaaaaGCAAGTAAGCAAGCCAAGCCTGtgaactaaccccccccccctctctcacacccccccccccagtgagccAATACAACCTTCTATAGTGGGTGGAGAAGGGAAACTACCATGGAACCTTGCAAAAGAGCCATTTGAATGGCATGTCTCAATGAAACTCATCTGCTGCCAGGTAAAATCCCCAACCTGTGACTCAAGCCGTGGGCAGACAGCACAGCCAAGACTGGTGATGGGAGGAGGAGATAAAAAGGTAGTATTCACTGAAGAGATATCTTGCCCCTCAATTTGTTGGTTTCGGAGAGAATGAAGAGAGAATTATAACAGAAGATCTTTATTTGTATTTGCAAAAGTGCAGTAAATGAACTCTGGATTTcaaacaagtaaaaaaacaaacaaaagccaaatGGAGGCAGGAAGAGGAAAGTTTGGGCATTCAGGCCTCTGCTGTCAAGAGTGGTATATTAGTCACATCGTGGATGCCATCTTTATCGATGAATCGAGCATTGAATGAAGGCAAGTTCAGGATGAAGCGTTTCTGAAGCTGTGGGAAACAAGAGTTGTGTTTACGTTAAATGTTTTTAGAAAGTCACCTAAATGTTTGCAAGAACTCTCAGCAGCCCAGCACCATCTCATTTCCTCTGCGTGAGCAGCTGGCAATAACAAGCACCCAACTAAGAAATCCAAAAAGTTTGAGCAAAATGTTCCCTGTGAAAGTTTACTCCTATTCTTAGGGAGCTATCATCTATTGCGGGGAGAGGCAGAAGGCAGGCAGAGATCACCATGTGATTTGCAATAGATTGCAAGGGTTTTTGACTTCCAATAATTAAAGCattaacaagtaaataaatagacatTTTATTACCATAAATTTGTATTTAGGGCCATTAACCCAGAAGGAGGGCGCAATATCACACGCAACGCCCTCACTCTCAAAGAGAAGGGGCAAACAACAGACTTCAGAATAATGGCTCCTGTCCCCATCTTCTCTCCTTTCCCTCAGCCACTCAGGCAAACAACCGGTCTCAAAATTGTCCATTATCAACCCTTACATGAAGGTCACCCGAAcggattttttttttgctggggggggtTGGGATCCATGCCATTGCTCACCTTACACTTAATCACTTATCTCTTAGCTTCAGTGCTCCTCACCTGTAAAATATGGGTACTAGTTGCCTGCCTTTGTGCATCTCTTACGTCAAGAGCTGCACGTTAGAATCAATGATCTATATAGTAACTCTAACACAGATCTGTCGCTCCTGGAAGGTTgttcagaaggaaatgtggccctcaggctgataaAAGTTTTCTTCCTCTAATTTAAAGTAATGATGATACCATTAAATGTATGAATTGGACAAAGAGCTAAACCTCCCCCAAAAGGGGCAGAAGGATGGGTTATCAATATTAATGGTGGAAGAACCAGAAATTTAAAATGTCAACAATTCTAAACTTTAATACCTAACCATGAAGTAAACTAAGaaggttggggtggggagagcaaggAATACTTATTCTCCACTAACCAATTTCACATCTGGCTgctctgtatttatttccccttgtGGCAAGAATAATTTTTTTAGTGGAGGAGATGtagcaggagaaggaaggaagggggagagttAAATCACTGGCCAAACAAAGGCAACCAAGCATTAGTCTCCTGGGCAAGGCAGGTCACTCACCTCCTCCAGACATTTCTTGAGAACCTCCAATGCTTCTTCACGGGTGATACCTGCAGGAGGAAAAGAGAGCACCACAGACAGCTTTAATTAGCCGCCAAGTCTCCTGGCCTCCTAAAAATCTCTCTGATGAAGTCCGAACAGCTTTTCAGTTGTGCACAAAGGAACGAAaggctctttcccagctctgAGAAAACTCGTTCCACATGTATGAAGGATCACCTGTGGCCCAGCTCCCTTGCCCAACGAGCCGTCCAAAATCGATTTGTTCCACCCTAACAGGAAGCCGGGCAGAATCCTGCCTCCCACGGCCAGGGGCTCAGGCGCTGGAAGAGCTGGGCCACCTCAGCCTTCTTGAGCTTATTACCACATTAAATCAGCTCCATCTGTCCACAGCCAGTTGCAAATCACTCaaaggagtgtgtgtgcatgtgcgggggggggggtctggagggCTGGGCTTTAAGTGCTATGTTCCCTGTTGGGTACTGATTTTTAACAATGGAAATGGCACGTGTGAGAAGTGCCTCAGCTCTTCTCACACATTAGAAGAAATGGTTTGCCCATGCTTTTGGGTGGGGTAGGAGGGAAAGAGACAGCAAACTGTCAACATGTTAGGCTGGGGGGACATAATTATGCTGCCACCAGTCATGGGGGGTTAGTGGAAGGAGACCCgtttaaaatgaaattttaagGAAGCAGAGGATCAAAAGGCAGAATGTGCACACTACCTGCTTCTTCAAGGCTGGTCTCCAACCAACAGCTGGtcacaaatattatttattaaatttgtatcccacccttcttcccaaaggagcccaaggtggcaaacatCAACATATTAAGAcaaggcaatttaaaataaaataaaaacatattaaaaaaatctaaaacatGTAGTgcatctaaaaacataaaaatattagCAAATATTTTCAAAGTTTGTCAGAATTTCCATTTTGCCCTCTACTAAAGTTTGAATACAAAGCTGGCTCTGCTGTTAGATGAAGTAAGTAAttgtcagttgctgggaactgcagaggGGAGAGTTGCATTTGCAATCATGTcccgcttgcaggcttcccataaagGTATCTGGCAGGCCGTTGTGAGGACCAGATTCTGGAGCAGAGAGGCCTTTGGGCTTGATCCCACAGGGCTCTCCTTATCTTCAGATTCAGAACTACAGCATGAATGCAAAATTCTAACTCAAAGTTTTGGAATTAGAGTGCATTAAACTCTCTGCCTTTACAGGCATCGGCTATGTAACAACTGTCCACTCTCACACACATTCTGCGCTACTGCAGGTTAACCACTAGCTAAAAGGCCATTCTCTTTACCACTTCAGATGTTGCAGAGATCAATGACAATGATCTCCAGGGCAATTTGTTGGTTTTCAGCACTGTgcaattggggtttttttgtttgttttaaatgagagCTTGATTTTGTTTCCTCCAGCTTGAGGAAAAGCTCAAGCGtacaaatgctttaaatgaaataaatgaataaagtcaAATACTAAATACCACTGCACGTCAACCATCAAACACTATCAAATACTAAAATCAAACATCTTAAGATATCAAGTGGAAATAAGAAAATATTCAACATCAAAAGTTGTAGTAAAGAGGTGTTAAGTTGGGGGAGCAAATTAGTATCAGAACCACTCAAATTCTTTTAACTGCCAAGGAGGAGATACTGAAACCCTCATCAAAAGATTGTATGTGTTTGTGCATCTGCACACTCATCACAGAAGTACCTGATATCTGGATTTTAGAAAATCTGAGCTTCTAGCCCTCATGCAGTTTGGAAATGAATACTGGTAGCATCCATAGAAGACTGAAAAGCCAGGGAAGGGGCTAGGAAAGGGTTTTGGCTGTTAGGAAGATCCGACCATTGCATCTCTTCTTGCCTCCTTATCAAGACTGATCCAGAGATTTTTGGTGTTCCAGGCAAATTCAAATTTTGCCACTACCTACCCAAACAAATCTCATTGCATGCCTGATAATCAAGAGTCAACAGAAGATCCATAAAATTTCTGTAACTTAACGATCATACGTTGTTGATGGGGTGATGCTGCAAAGGTGCCCTTGCAACACCAGTGCTGCCACAACTTACTGGGATGGCACTGGGGTGATGGCAAGGTCAGGACTGTGTGGGCACACTGGCAGGAGCACTAGATTGGCTCCTCCAAAGCTCCAGCACTGGGCTGACCTTGCTACTGCCCTGCATCTTCACCGTTAGTGGGAGTAATGCCGGTGCTAGGAGGACAGCTCTGCACTACCACTCTACTGCACCAGCTGCTCCTATCATATTGtggcctgattttttttttaatactgcaAACTGCTCTGTGACACCCATATGATGGGTAATAtttcagcaacagcaacagaaacagaaacagcaacaacacatCATCTCCCAGATTCTTGGACACCAGAAATCTGAACTCAGGTTACAATCTGCATTTGAGCTATGAgctgaaaaagcaaacaaatctcTCTTTCCTAGGGTGCTTCCCTAGCTAAGGCAGGCTGCCTCATTTGCCTGTACCACCAAGGATGGCCATGCTGCGAGTGATGAGGTTCCTATTATAGTGGGGGGGCATGGGTTAAATCCAGACTAACTTAGTTGTTTCTTACTCCCACTGATATCTGGAGGGACTTCGGTTTGTCATAACTAATTTTTCATATTGACTGTATTGATTATAAAGCTGTTGTCTCCAATGGTATTTCGTGATATGACCAAACAGTGTTTGATTATATGGTACGTAACTTGCTGCATCTTATATTGGGTACACAGTTTTGTGAAAGCTACGCCCTAACAGGCAGCCTAGAAATACAACCATGGGTGGGTATACTACCAACCCCAATAATTTACGATTTTGATGTGCTTACCTGGTCTATAGTAGCGATCAAGGATGCTGAGCGTCAGGAAGGCCCCATAACCGTGGGCTGCAAAGGGAGCTTTAGCCAAAGAGGCCAGGTAATCCATGTAGTAAAGGGCAGGCCCATCTTGCTCATCAAAGCCTGCCAGCAGGAGGTTGACATGATAAGGAGTCTGTAAAAGAAGCAAAAGAAGCTGTTAGAACACAGATCTGGATATCATAGAATGACTTCTCAATATTCTGCATTTTTTCAAAGCACAAAAGAGTGTCACAAAGGGCTAACTATATTGGGACCAAAGTGTGTTTATGATGTTATTCAACTCTCTGCAGTCATCAGACCAAACATTTATGAATGTGCACTAGTCATtggttttagtttttttaaaacaacaacaatgtataagGATGAATACATCAGCTAAGTACGCTGTCAAGAGTAACATCACAGGCAAAAGAGCTGCAAACACCACTGCGTCGTCTTCACAGAATGCaaccataatattttcttttgtaCGTGATTTAGAAACTAAGGCATTAAGTAATACAAAACtattaaatcaaataaaatcaAGGACAAGACCTCCGCCGACAACCACAAACTGCTGTTGAGCTGTCACAGAGAAAGTTTGTgggccccacccaccacaaatTGTCCAAGTCAGTTCTTAAGTACCGTCTTAAGACGAAATTGGAGCAGTAGACAGagatatataaaataaaaggaatcaaTTTAATTGCTTTAGAATTCAGGAACAGAGCAGGCAAGTAATAATGATTCAGGCTTTTCCTATTCAAACTGTGTTTTTATTCTGGGTTCCACCTTGCGATATATATGAAAGCATGGTTTataaatattcaaataaataaatagagggaAAGAATGACTGGAATTCACTTCCAATATATCAAATCACAGATTTTGATTGTTCTGTTCTAGTTCCGGTTCCCACTCTGCACACTACGAGATGGATGCTTATAAAAGTATCAGGAAGGAAACCTCCATACAAgcaaaggaattttttaaaagaagaacacGGAAGAATGTCAGAAGGGTTTCCGAGATTGCAAGTTGCTCCCCAGCTCCAGCAACATTGATTTAATTAGCCCATGTTAACACTCCTTATTTACGCCTAAGCATGTTGCACATGCAGAAGCTGGCAAATCAAAGCTACCTCGTAATTGGAGAGTCGGGTTCCGGGCCACAAACGTGGCTTCTAAACACCGACTTCTACCCGAGTCTGTGTCAGATGTCAAAGCATACATACATAAATGATGTGCAAACTAATTAGACCCAGACAGCTGTGCAGCACTTTTCTTGGGAATGCTTTTTCGACACAGGCAACTGCAGAAGACATTTCAAGTCCCTTGCCTTAAAAAGTCATATTCCCTCTTCCCTTACtttgtttcttttgggggggggagctgtgagtGTATGCAGGGGAACCACACACCGCAAGAGAGAGATCAGTCACTGAATGTAGTGGCATCACACTCCAAATACAAGCTCAATTTACCCACTGTTAAGGCACAAATACGCCAGTCACTCCTGAATGATGTGCTGGGACACACTAACAACACCTTCAAGAAAACTTAACTTGCTGCTAGGTAAAGTTAGTTGCTACAGACACAAGAAGAGAACTGATGGATGAGGcacatggcccatctagtccagcatcctgttctcatgggggttaactggatgcctgtgggaagcctgcaagcatgacctgagcacaacattgccccccagcaactggtgttcagagggaGACTGCCTCAAGCAGTAGATGGAGTGCAATACACAGCAATTATGGCTAGTAGACGctgatatcctccatgaatttgcctcatcctcttttaaaaccatccaagaaCAGGAGGGCAGGGGGCATCTCCAGGTCATAATATGTCATATTACTTGATTGTAGTTCCAACCTTTCTCCTCAAAGGTTCTGTTCAGGTCGCACATAAAGCTCTCTTCTGCGCCAATGGTGCCCAAAGTCTTTTAAAGAGCAAAATCAGCATGCTGTCTTtataaaatgggaaggaaacaCACCACTGCATTTACCCAGAAACGAAGTGCAGATAAATGGAAGCAGTTTCATCAAGGATCCAACAAGCACAAAGTACTGAGACATTGAGACAGGGCAACCGGCGACATCTCTGTATGATTTGACACCACAGCCAGGCCTCCCTTTCCTGGGTGTGGAGGAGGAACTGGGGCATAATCTTTGACTCATTTGGTACACACAGTGACCCTGTGAGATGGGCCCAGCCAAGACCACAGCTGTTCCAGCAAGTGTTGTGACAGAGCATGAATTTAAACGTACATTAAATACAGTCGTCACCTATCTATGGGCACCTCGCACAAAACATTCCAAGGCTCACATGGATTTTAGACTCAAGGTAGGCAACCTGTtgtggatgacaactcccatcaccacatCAGCTACCCCTGTTGCAgacccaccccccaataaaacattgcCTTTTTTGCTTATTTTCTAAAAGCACAGTTCAGAAAGTTCAGCTTCAGGGAAGGCTGGTTAAGAAGAGTCAAACAAG contains:
- the PSMB2 gene encoding proteasome subunit beta type-2, translated to MEYLIGIQGPDFVLVAADTIAASSVVQMKRDHDKMFKMSEKILLLCVGEAGDTVQFAEYIQKNVQLYKMRNGYELSPTAAANFTRRNLADYLRSRTPYHVNLLLAGFDEQDGPALYYMDYLASLAKAPFAAHGYGAFLTLSILDRYYRPGITREEALEVLKKCLEELQKRFILNLPSFNARFIDKDGIHDVTNIPLLTAEA